A genomic stretch from Bordetella sp. N includes:
- the holA gene encoding DNA polymerase III subunit delta, whose product MAQTLDADRFPDYLQKAGGRLAPLYAISGDEPLLVTESMDALRAAARAAGYTDRTTMVMDARSDWSAVLAATQSVSLFGDRRILELKIPTGKPGKTGADTLVKLAEQARDQADPDTVLVVGLPRLDKATRESRWALALMSAGVTVDVGAVDRNRLPAWIGARLARQKQQTDNATLQWMADKVEGNLLAAHQEILKLGLLHPEGVLAAEDVEKAVLNVARYDVFGLRDAMLAGDVGRTVRMLDGLRAEGEALPLVLWAVGEEIRILARVAETRANGGDTNGAMRRLRIFGAHEKLALQALGRVPARAWPAAVQHAHEVDRIIKGLPVPGRLADPWEEMTRLALRVAAAGRRGA is encoded by the coding sequence ATGGCGCAAACGCTGGACGCCGACCGCTTCCCGGACTATCTGCAAAAGGCAGGCGGCCGGCTGGCGCCGCTGTACGCCATCAGCGGCGATGAGCCGCTGCTGGTCACGGAATCCATGGACGCCCTGCGCGCCGCGGCGCGCGCGGCCGGCTATACCGACCGCACCACCATGGTCATGGACGCGCGCAGCGACTGGAGCGCCGTCCTGGCCGCCACCCAGAGCGTCTCGCTGTTCGGCGACCGCCGCATCCTGGAACTGAAGATCCCCACCGGCAAACCCGGCAAGACCGGGGCCGACACCCTGGTCAAGCTGGCCGAGCAGGCGCGCGACCAGGCCGACCCGGACACCGTGCTGGTCGTCGGCCTGCCGCGGCTGGACAAGGCCACCCGCGAAAGCCGTTGGGCCCTGGCCCTGATGTCCGCCGGCGTCACCGTGGACGTCGGCGCCGTGGACCGCAATCGCCTGCCCGCCTGGATCGGTGCCCGCCTGGCGCGCCAGAAACAGCAGACGGACAACGCCACGCTGCAGTGGATGGCCGACAAGGTCGAGGGCAATCTGCTGGCGGCGCATCAGGAAATCCTCAAACTGGGTCTCTTGCATCCCGAAGGCGTGCTGGCCGCCGAAGACGTCGAAAAGGCGGTGCTCAACGTCGCCCGCTACGACGTATTCGGCCTGCGCGACGCCATGCTGGCGGGAGACGTCGGCCGCACCGTCCGCATGCTGGATGGCCTGCGCGCGGAAGGCGAGGCGCTGCCGCTGGTGCTGTGGGCAGTCGGCGAGGAAATCCGCATCCTGGCGCGGGTTGCCGAAACGCGCGCCAACGGTGGCGACACCAACGGCGCGATGCGCAGGCTGCGGATCTTCGGCGCCCATGAAAAACTGGCCCTGCAAGCGCTGGGACGGGTACCCGCCCGCGCCTGGCCCGCGGCCGTCCAGCACGCCCATGAGGTCGACCGCATCATCAAGGGCCTGCCCGTACCCGGCCGCCTGGCCGACCCCTGGGAAGAAATGACCCGCCTGGCCCTGCGCGTGGCCGCCGCGGGCCGGCGCGGCGCCTGA
- a CDS encoding organic hydroperoxide resistance protein codes for MSIEKVLYRAEATATGGRDGRAVSSDNVLDVTLTTPRELGGAGGNGTNPEQLFAAGYSACFIGALKFVASQEKFPLPADTSITGNVGIGQIPGGFGIEVELKISLPGVDAGKARELVEKAHGVCPYSNATRGNIDVTLTLV; via the coding sequence ATGTCGATCGAAAAAGTTCTGTACCGCGCTGAAGCCACTGCAACCGGCGGCCGTGATGGCCGTGCCGTTTCGTCGGACAACGTCTTGGATGTGACGCTGACCACGCCGCGTGAATTGGGCGGCGCCGGCGGCAACGGCACCAATCCCGAGCAGCTGTTCGCGGCGGGTTACTCGGCTTGCTTCATCGGCGCGCTGAAGTTCGTCGCCAGCCAGGAAAAATTTCCCTTGCCGGCCGATACCAGCATCACCGGCAACGTGGGCATCGGCCAGATCCCCGGCGGCTTCGGCATCGAAGTGGAACTGAAGATTTCCTTGCCTGGTGTCGACGCCGGCAAGGCGCGTGAGCTGGTCGAGAAGGCCCACGGCGTGTGCCCCTACTCGAACGCCACCCGCGGCAACATCGACGTTACGCTGACCCTGGTCTGA
- a CDS encoding ABC transporter substrate-binding protein — MTFISLPRPRWLAALCLFCFALGAFNALAAPGAGTQAAPARGKPGKGAPAPVPVLRIGEINSYKKQPDFAVPYRRGWELALAQINAGGGLLGQKVEVLSRDDHGVVDDAVKAAQALVSQDKVSALFGAYSSEVGLGLAHYAAENKVFFLAVAPLTQRLTWQEGNRYTWRLRPAAWMQAAAVAPKALGQRKARWALVFRDDESDRATADAFKSLMKTFQSKVEFVYDTPQPADKFNAEAIADAVAQAKPDAIFNMLTGDALRLFVGAGNARQLFEERTVVSLFTGDPENLQVLGGLAPADWIITGYPRDAVDTPANRDFVQSYTDKYGSPPQTASVLGYSALMSLAAGIKRAGSADTEALTTAFAKLQVATPFGDIEYRAIDHQSTLGMWLGYTSRVDGVDGMDRYVYLGGARLQPLDENIRRLRPGSADGRVAREQDGAATTAATAAAPAATAPPAPANGSPTTAGATVYAPPAGAESSAPPAAAGAASLPAPGNHLAPRRRLNTNNGTDADEDDAGEAPAAGGGAVMKVAPATLTPPPGMDRTHAPAALPTWPGTLADKRSPLLAPLR, encoded by the coding sequence ATGACGTTCATTTCCCTGCCGCGGCCGCGCTGGCTCGCCGCGCTCTGCCTGTTCTGTTTCGCGCTCGGCGCGTTCAATGCGCTGGCCGCGCCTGGCGCCGGTACGCAAGCGGCGCCGGCCCGCGGCAAGCCCGGCAAGGGCGCGCCCGCCCCCGTTCCCGTTCTGCGTATCGGGGAAATCAACAGCTACAAGAAGCAGCCCGATTTCGCCGTGCCCTACCGCCGCGGCTGGGAATTGGCGCTGGCACAGATCAATGCGGGCGGCGGCCTGTTGGGCCAGAAGGTCGAGGTGCTGTCGCGCGACGATCATGGCGTGGTCGACGACGCGGTGAAAGCGGCGCAGGCGCTGGTGAGCCAGGACAAGGTCAGCGCGCTGTTCGGCGCCTATTCTTCCGAAGTGGGCCTGGGCCTGGCCCATTACGCCGCAGAAAACAAAGTCTTTTTCCTGGCGGTGGCGCCGCTGACCCAACGGTTGACCTGGCAAGAAGGCAATCGCTACACGTGGCGTTTGCGCCCCGCCGCCTGGATGCAGGCCGCGGCTGTCGCGCCCAAGGCCTTGGGCCAGCGCAAGGCGCGCTGGGCGCTGGTGTTCCGCGACGACGAATCGGACCGCGCCACGGCGGATGCCTTCAAGTCCTTGATGAAGACCTTCCAGTCCAAGGTCGAGTTCGTTTACGACACGCCCCAACCCGCGGACAAGTTCAACGCGGAAGCCATCGCCGACGCGGTCGCGCAGGCCAAGCCCGATGCCATCTTCAATATGCTCACGGGGGACGCGTTGCGGCTGTTCGTGGGCGCCGGCAACGCGCGCCAATTGTTCGAGGAAAGGACCGTGGTGTCGCTGTTCACGGGGGATCCGGAGAATCTGCAGGTGCTCGGCGGCCTGGCGCCAGCCGACTGGATCATCACCGGCTATCCGCGCGATGCCGTCGACACGCCCGCAAATCGGGATTTCGTCCAGTCCTACACCGACAAGTACGGCAGTCCGCCGCAGACGGCGTCGGTGCTTGGCTATTCGGCATTGATGTCACTGGCGGCCGGCATCAAGCGCGCCGGCTCGGCGGACACCGAAGCACTGACCACGGCCTTTGCCAAACTGCAGGTGGCCACGCCCTTTGGCGACATCGAATACCGCGCCATCGATCATCAGTCGACGTTGGGAATGTGGCTGGGATACACCAGCCGCGTCGATGGTGTCGACGGGATGGACCGTTATGTCTACCTGGGCGGCGCCCGCCTGCAGCCCCTGGACGAAAACATCCGCCGCCTGCGGCCAGGCAGCGCGGATGGACGGGTGGCACGGGAGCAGGATGGCGCGGCTACGACCGCCGCCACCGCTGCCGCGCCCGCCGCAACGGCACCGCCAGCGCCGGCGAACGGTTCGCCGACGACGGCTGGCGCCACCGTCTATGCGCCCCCGGCCGGCGCCGAGAGCAGCGCGCCGCCGGCGGCCGCAGGTGCCGCCAGCCTTCCCGCGCCGGGCAATCACCTTGCGCCGCGACGGCGGTTGAATACCAACAATGGCACCGATGCGGACGAAGATGACGCAGGCGAAGCACCCGCAGCCGGCGGCGGCGCCGTCATGAAGGTAGCGCCCGCGACGCTGACACCCCCGCCCGGCATGGATCGCACTCATGCGCCGGCCGCCCTGCCCACCTGGCCCGGCACCTTGGCCGACAAACGCTCGCCGCTGCTGGCGCCCTTGCGCTAA
- the lptE gene encoding LPS assembly lipoprotein LptE produces MNLGGFSAKAGLQKVASWRRPAGIAGLGMLLLLSACGFHMRGETPLPFDTFYIGLGDNTRFGAEVKRAIAAASPNTRLVDSPKDAEAQLQQVSNTRSMREVSLNSQGRVEEYELGLRFTFRVIDAKGRAIIPDTTLEAFREMPYDDRVVQAKEGQSEQLYRSMQTSLVSRLLRRLTSDDVRDTAARLATAKPGEEEGPIYDTTPPKPPANQPTRSPGIINGPSSPNDYDSDY; encoded by the coding sequence ATGAATTTGGGCGGGTTCTCGGCCAAGGCCGGTTTACAGAAGGTGGCGTCCTGGCGCCGGCCGGCGGGTATCGCCGGCCTGGGCATGCTGCTGCTGCTGTCCGCATGCGGCTTCCACATGCGTGGGGAAACGCCGCTGCCCTTCGACACCTTCTACATCGGACTGGGTGACAACACCCGCTTCGGCGCGGAGGTCAAGCGCGCGATCGCGGCGGCGTCGCCCAATACCCGCCTGGTCGACTCGCCCAAGGACGCCGAGGCCCAGCTGCAGCAGGTCTCCAACACGCGCAGCATGCGTGAGGTGTCGCTGAACTCGCAGGGCCGGGTCGAGGAATACGAGCTGGGCCTGCGCTTCACGTTCCGGGTCATCGATGCCAAGGGCCGGGCCATCATTCCCGACACCACCTTGGAAGCCTTCCGTGAAATGCCCTATGACGACAGGGTGGTCCAGGCCAAGGAAGGACAGTCCGAACAGCTGTACCGCAGCATGCAGACCAGCCTGGTCAGCCGGCTGCTGCGCCGCCTGACCTCGGATGACGTGCGCGACACCGCCGCCAGGCTGGCCACGGCCAAGCCGGGCGAAGAAGAAGGGCCGATCTACGACACGACGCCGCCGAAGCCGCCGGCCAACCAGCCGACGCGCTCGCCGGGCATCATCAACGGTCCGTCGTCGCCCAACGACTACGACAGCGACTATTGA
- a CDS encoding MFS transporter, which translates to MPKNQTSNPTSALPLLTHAMVLLMAVATGVIVASNYYAQPLLHAIGKEFGVGEAGTALIVTVAQSSYAVGLLLLVPLGDRLERRGLITCLTLIAAAGQALVAYGPGMGSVLVGTAVTGATSVVAQVMVPFAATLAAPQERGRVVGTIMSGLLLGILLGRTVSGLLSDLGSWRTVYQVAAVLLVFVAASLRWVLPRHAGTSTMGYFALLRSVGTLFAQEPLFRARSLLGGLTFAQFSVLWTSLTFLLVNPPYGYSNSTIGLFGLAGAIGAAAARIFGRMADRGHANRSTRFGLWLLLLSWPLLWWGGASVLGLLLGILVLDLAIQAVHITNQTCIYRLQPEARSRLAAGYMTSYFIGGAAGSLASAAAYTHAGWAGVCALGLGLSVVALLYGSLAPNARAEEITVETASPPKAA; encoded by the coding sequence ATGCCAAAAAATCAGACTTCCAACCCAACTTCGGCCCTACCCCTTTTGACGCACGCCATGGTGCTGCTGATGGCCGTCGCCACCGGCGTGATCGTTGCCAGTAATTACTACGCACAACCCCTGCTCCACGCCATCGGCAAGGAATTTGGCGTCGGCGAGGCGGGCACCGCCCTGATCGTGACCGTGGCGCAAAGCAGCTACGCCGTCGGCTTGCTGCTGCTGGTGCCGCTGGGCGATCGCCTGGAGCGGCGCGGCCTGATCACTTGCCTGACGCTGATCGCCGCCGCCGGCCAGGCGCTCGTCGCGTACGGCCCCGGCATGGGCAGCGTGCTGGTCGGCACGGCCGTCACCGGCGCCACGTCGGTGGTGGCCCAGGTCATGGTGCCCTTCGCCGCCACCTTGGCGGCGCCGCAGGAACGGGGCCGCGTGGTCGGCACCATCATGAGCGGCCTGCTGCTCGGCATACTGCTGGGCCGCACCGTGTCGGGCCTGCTGTCCGACCTGGGCAGCTGGCGCACCGTCTACCAGGTAGCCGCCGTCCTGCTGGTCTTCGTGGCGGCGAGCCTGCGGTGGGTGCTGCCGCGCCACGCCGGAACGTCGACCATGGGCTATTTCGCCCTGTTGCGCTCGGTCGGCACCCTATTCGCGCAGGAACCGCTGTTCCGGGCGCGCAGCCTGCTCGGCGGGCTGACCTTCGCCCAGTTCAGCGTGCTGTGGACCTCGCTGACCTTCCTGCTGGTGAATCCCCCCTACGGCTACTCCAACAGCACCATCGGCCTGTTCGGGCTGGCCGGCGCGATCGGCGCCGCGGCGGCACGCATTTTCGGCCGCATGGCCGACCGCGGCCACGCCAACCGCAGCACCCGCTTCGGCCTGTGGCTGCTGCTGCTGTCCTGGCCCTTGTTGTGGTGGGGCGGCGCCTCGGTCCTGGGCCTGCTGCTGGGCATCCTGGTGCTGGATCTCGCCATCCAGGCCGTCCACATCACCAACCAGACCTGCATTTATCGCTTACAGCCGGAAGCGCGCAGCCGTCTGGCGGCCGGCTATATGACCTCCTACTTCATCGGCGGCGCGGCCGGCTCGCTGGCTTCGGCGGCGGCTTACACCCACGCCGGCTGGGCGGGCGTCTGCGCCCTGGGACTGGGATTGAGCGTGGTGGCGCTGCTGTATGGCAGCCTGGCGCCGAACGCCCGGGCCGAAGAAATTACCGTCGAAACGGCCTCTCCCCCTAAGGCTGCCTAG
- the leuS gene encoding leucine--tRNA ligase → MQERYLPNAVEATAHQAWQASDAYRVVEHATDADGVEKPKFYACSMLPYPSGKLHMGHVRNYTINDMMARQLRMRGYNVLMPMGWDAFGMPAENAAIKSKVPPAKWTYDNIAYMKKQMQAMGLAIDWSREMCACDPAYYKWNQWLFLKMLDKGIAYRKTQTVNWDPVDNTVLANEQVIDGRGWRSGALVEKREIPGYYLRITDYAEELLDQVKTGLPGWPERVRVMQENWIGKSEGLRFAFKHDIRDADGALIQDGRLYVFTTRADTIMGVTFCAVAPEHPLATHAAAGNPALAAFIEQCKLGGTTEAELATREKEGMKTDLKVTHPITGAQVDVWVGNYVLMSYGDGAVMGVPAHDERDFAFAKKYNLPIEQVVAVEGKTYSTDAWQEWYGDKQTGRTVNSGKYDGLDYKSAVDAIAADLAPQGLGEKQTTWRLRDWGISRQRYWGTPIPIIHCPDCGPVPVPEKDLPVVLPDDLIPDGSGNPLTKNEAFLSCSCPTCGKPARRETDTMDTFVDSSWYFMRYTTPGNDQAMVDARNDYWMPMDQYIGGIEHAVLHLLYARFWTKVMRDLGMLKFDEPFTKLLCQGMVLNHIYSRKTPQGGIEYFWPEEVENVYDAKGAITGARRKSDGSEITYGGVGTMSKSKNNGVDPQSLIDTLGADTARLFVMFASPPEQTLEWSDSGVEGSNRFLRRLWSYTYSQRDTVASGLAATVQWQDAPAPVKDLRREVYNLLKQADYDYQRIQYNTVVSACMKLLNAIENADLPAGAPADAARAEAIGVLLRVLYPVVPHITWNLWNELGYDKRFGDLLDAPWPQVDEAALVADEIDLMLQVNGKLRGSLRVPATAAKADIEAQATAHEAVARFLEGRPAKRVIVVPGKLVNVVG, encoded by the coding sequence ATGCAGGAACGCTACCTCCCCAACGCCGTTGAAGCCACCGCCCACCAAGCCTGGCAGGCGAGTGACGCCTACCGCGTCGTCGAACACGCGACCGACGCCGACGGCGTCGAAAAGCCCAAGTTCTATGCTTGCTCGATGCTGCCTTACCCAAGCGGCAAGCTGCACATGGGGCACGTGCGCAACTACACCATCAACGACATGATGGCGCGCCAGCTGCGCATGCGCGGCTACAACGTGCTGATGCCCATGGGCTGGGACGCTTTCGGCATGCCGGCGGAAAACGCCGCCATCAAGTCCAAGGTGCCGCCGGCCAAGTGGACGTACGACAACATCGCCTACATGAAGAAGCAGATGCAGGCGATGGGGCTGGCCATCGACTGGTCGCGCGAAATGTGCGCCTGCGACCCCGCTTACTACAAGTGGAACCAGTGGCTGTTCCTGAAGATGCTGGACAAGGGCATCGCCTACCGCAAGACCCAGACCGTCAACTGGGATCCGGTCGACAACACCGTGCTGGCCAATGAACAGGTCATCGACGGCCGCGGCTGGCGCTCGGGTGCGCTGGTCGAGAAGCGTGAAATCCCCGGCTACTACCTGCGCATCACCGACTACGCCGAAGAACTGCTGGATCAGGTCAAGACCGGCCTGCCCGGCTGGCCCGAACGCGTGCGCGTCATGCAGGAAAACTGGATCGGCAAGAGCGAAGGCCTGCGCTTCGCCTTCAAGCACGACATCCGCGACGCGGACGGCGCGCTGATCCAGGACGGCCGCCTGTACGTCTTCACCACGCGCGCCGACACCATCATGGGCGTCACCTTCTGCGCCGTGGCGCCGGAACACCCCCTGGCCACGCATGCCGCCGCCGGCAATCCCGCGCTGGCCGCCTTCATCGAACAGTGCAAGCTGGGCGGCACCACCGAGGCCGAACTGGCCACGCGTGAAAAAGAAGGCATGAAGACCGACCTGAAGGTCACCCACCCCATCACCGGCGCGCAGGTCGACGTCTGGGTCGGCAACTACGTGCTCATGAGCTACGGCGACGGCGCCGTCATGGGCGTGCCCGCCCACGACGAACGCGACTTCGCCTTCGCCAAGAAATACAACCTGCCCATCGAGCAGGTCGTCGCCGTGGAAGGCAAGACCTACTCCACCGACGCCTGGCAGGAATGGTACGGCGACAAGCAGACTGGCCGTACCGTCAATTCCGGCAAATACGACGGGCTGGACTACAAGTCCGCCGTCGACGCCATCGCCGCCGACCTGGCGCCGCAAGGCCTGGGCGAGAAGCAGACCACCTGGCGCCTGCGCGACTGGGGCATCTCGCGCCAGCGCTACTGGGGCACCCCCATCCCGATCATCCACTGCCCGGACTGCGGTCCCGTACCGGTGCCGGAAAAAGATCTGCCGGTGGTGCTGCCGGACGACCTGATCCCGGACGGCAGCGGCAATCCGCTGACCAAGAACGAAGCCTTCCTGTCCTGCTCCTGCCCGACCTGCGGCAAGCCCGCGCGGCGCGAAACGGACACCATGGATACCTTCGTCGATTCGTCCTGGTATTTCATGCGCTACACCACGCCCGGCAACGACCAGGCCATGGTGGATGCCCGCAACGATTACTGGATGCCGATGGACCAGTACATCGGCGGCATCGAGCACGCCGTGCTGCACTTGCTGTACGCGCGCTTCTGGACCAAGGTCATGCGCGACCTGGGCATGCTCAAGTTCGACGAACCCTTTACCAAGCTGCTGTGCCAGGGCATGGTGCTGAACCACATCTACTCGCGCAAGACGCCCCAGGGCGGCATCGAGTATTTCTGGCCGGAGGAAGTCGAGAACGTCTATGACGCCAAGGGCGCCATCACCGGCGCGCGCCGCAAATCGGACGGCAGCGAGATCACGTACGGCGGCGTGGGCACCATGTCCAAGTCGAAGAACAACGGCGTCGACCCGCAATCGCTGATCGACACGCTGGGCGCCGACACCGCGCGCCTGTTCGTCATGTTCGCCAGCCCGCCCGAGCAGACCCTGGAGTGGTCGGATTCGGGGGTGGAAGGTTCGAATCGTTTCCTGCGCCGCCTCTGGTCCTACACGTATTCGCAACGCGACACCGTGGCCAGCGGCCTGGCCGCGACGGTGCAATGGCAGGACGCGCCCGCGCCGGTCAAGGATCTGCGCCGAGAGGTCTACAACCTGCTCAAGCAGGCCGACTACGACTACCAGCGCATCCAGTACAACACCGTGGTGTCGGCATGCATGAAGCTGCTCAACGCCATCGAAAACGCCGACCTGCCGGCCGGTGCGCCGGCGGACGCCGCGCGGGCCGAGGCCATCGGCGTATTGCTGCGCGTGCTGTACCCGGTAGTGCCCCACATCACCTGGAACCTCTGGAACGAGCTGGGTTACGACAAGCGTTTTGGCGATTTGCTGGACGCGCCCTGGCCCCAGGTCGACGAAGCCGCCCTGGTGGCGGACGAAATCGATCTGATGCTGCAGGTCAACGGCAAGCTGCGCGGTTCCCTGCGCGTGCCGGCGACGGCAGCCAAGGCCGATATCGAAGCCCAGGCAACCGCGCATGAAGCGGTGGCCCGTTTCCTGGAAGGCCGGCCGGCAAAACGGGTTATCGTTGTGCCCGGCAAGCTGGTCAACGTCGTCGGCTGA
- a CDS encoding KGG domain-containing protein — protein sequence MTDNTDQKAPRKPRGFAAMGPEFQREIAAQGGRAAHRLGKAHRFSSAEARAAAAKRHAARNEQRAAEDAQTAANDTKANADAPQTTAPEEADEHEGR from the coding sequence ATGACCGACAACACCGACCAAAAAGCGCCGCGTAAGCCACGCGGTTTTGCTGCCATGGGACCGGAATTCCAGCGTGAAATTGCCGCCCAGGGGGGCCGCGCGGCCCATCGCCTGGGCAAGGCCCACCGTTTCAGTTCGGCCGAGGCCCGTGCGGCGGCGGCCAAGAGGCATGCCGCTCGCAACGAGCAACGCGCGGCGGAGGACGCCCAGACAGCCGCCAATGACACCAAGGCGAATGCGGATGCTCCTCAAACCACCGCGCCGGAGGAGGCGGATGAGCACGAGGGGCGCTGA
- a CDS encoding MarR family winged helix-turn-helix transcriptional regulator yields MANSSSTKFDGAAALLLDNQLCFSLYSTQLAMSKVYRRLLADMGLTYPQYLVMLVLWERDGVTVSAIGERLFLDSATLTPLLKRLEAAGLIARVRAASDERQVIVSLTDAGRALKQKAGDIPVGVGKAAQCSLEEAGEMIKTLNQLRRKLLES; encoded by the coding sequence ATGGCAAATTCTTCTTCAACCAAGTTTGACGGCGCGGCAGCCTTGCTGCTGGATAACCAGCTGTGCTTTTCCCTGTACTCGACGCAGTTGGCGATGAGTAAGGTCTATCGTCGCCTGCTGGCGGACATGGGCCTGACGTATCCGCAATACCTGGTGATGCTGGTGTTGTGGGAGCGCGACGGCGTTACCGTGTCGGCCATCGGCGAGCGCCTGTTCCTGGATTCCGCCACCCTGACGCCGCTGTTGAAGCGCCTGGAAGCGGCGGGTTTGATCGCGCGAGTGCGCGCGGCGTCGGATGAAAGGCAGGTCATCGTGTCGCTGACCGACGCGGGGCGTGCCTTGAAACAGAAGGCGGGCGATATTCCCGTCGGGGTTGGCAAGGCGGCCCAATGCAGCCTGGAAGAGGCCGGCGAAATGATCAAGACGCTGAACCAGTTGCGCAGGAAGCTGCTGGAGTCTTGA
- a CDS encoding MarR family winged helix-turn-helix transcriptional regulator: protein MPSSTPPDHDFVDHILSQWTAACPDLPIAPMAVFSRLFRLQAIASRDIDRSFRPLGVNPGEFDVIATLTRHGPPHALSPQQLAESMLLSSGAMTNRLDRLEQAGLVARQPNPDDRRGVIVTLTDRGREAADAVLCAYLDILDQMLAPLEPERRALLAELLRELLLVHDHQAPGSIKA from the coding sequence ATGCCCTCATCGACTCCACCCGACCACGATTTCGTCGACCACATCCTGTCGCAATGGACCGCCGCTTGCCCGGATCTGCCGATTGCTCCGATGGCCGTGTTCAGCCGCCTGTTCCGGCTGCAAGCCATCGCGTCACGCGATATCGACCGCAGCTTTCGTCCCTTGGGTGTCAATCCGGGCGAATTCGACGTCATCGCCACCTTGACTCGGCACGGACCGCCGCATGCGCTGAGCCCACAGCAGCTGGCGGAATCCATGCTCCTGTCCTCCGGCGCGATGACCAATCGCCTCGACCGCCTGGAGCAGGCCGGCCTGGTGGCGCGCCAACCCAACCCCGATGACCGCCGGGGCGTGATCGTGACCTTGACGGACCGCGGCAGGGAGGCCGCCGACGCGGTGTTGTGCGCCTATCTGGACATCCTTGACCAGATGCTGGCCCCGCTGGAGCCCGAACGGCGCGCGCTGCTGGCCGAACTATTACGCGAGTTGCTGCTGGTGCATGACCACCAGGCCCCCGGCAGCATCAAAGCCTGA
- a CDS encoding DUF4148 domain-containing protein — MKTRTLSLGVAALSFALMGAAHAGPAGFGDLNNQPFQGVYGAAEGHSLTRAEVVQQLQQAKAAGYQTVAELDAAPFQAASESNVSRAQVAQDNSAPGATAFGDYDNQPFQGVYASTPSNTQSAQANDGTYVR; from the coding sequence ATGAAAACCCGCACCCTGAGCCTCGGCGTTGCCGCCCTATCGTTCGCCCTGATGGGCGCCGCCCACGCTGGTCCCGCCGGCTTCGGCGACCTGAACAACCAGCCCTTCCAAGGCGTCTACGGCGCTGCCGAAGGCCACTCGCTGACCCGCGCCGAAGTGGTTCAACAGCTGCAACAGGCCAAGGCCGCCGGCTACCAGACCGTTGCCGAACTGGACGCCGCGCCCTTCCAGGCCGCCTCCGAAAGCAATGTGTCGCGTGCCCAGGTCGCCCAAGACAACTCGGCCCCCGGCGCGACGGCTTTCGGCGATTACGACAACCAGCCTTTCCAGGGCGTGTACGCCAGCACCCCGTCGAACACGCAGTCGGCGCAAGCCAACGACGGCACCTACGTGCGTTGA